A genomic segment from Azospirillum thiophilum encodes:
- a CDS encoding phage tail protein, whose product MLGMIFMVPWNWAPYNYQLCQGQTVTLQQYEALYSLMGTVFGGNGSTNFNLPNLAGRAPIGTGAMPPYSYTLGANGGSVATTLSGQNLPAHNHGATFIPTMGQQVVSIPATTGNLGVGVTINATGNAGTKATPQTGFNQLGQVSTGTGAPSPSALLYAAPAGTQVPLAGVSASLTGTAGSGAATVTINAVTGGTVVTGPAGSGTAFSNMQPYLALSFVIAMNGLYPDRP is encoded by the coding sequence ATGCTTGGCATGATATTCATGGTTCCCTGGAACTGGGCGCCGTACAACTACCAGCTCTGCCAGGGCCAGACCGTCACCCTCCAGCAGTACGAGGCGCTCTATTCGCTGATGGGCACGGTGTTCGGCGGCAACGGCAGCACCAACTTCAACCTGCCGAACCTGGCGGGGCGCGCACCGATCGGCACCGGCGCCATGCCCCCTTACAGCTACACCCTGGGGGCCAACGGCGGCAGCGTGGCCACGACCCTCAGCGGGCAGAACCTGCCGGCCCACAACCATGGGGCAACCTTCATCCCCACCATGGGCCAGCAGGTCGTCAGCATCCCGGCGACGACCGGCAATCTGGGCGTCGGCGTGACGATCAACGCCACCGGCAACGCCGGCACCAAGGCGACCCCCCAGACGGGCTTCAACCAGTTGGGCCAGGTGTCGACCGGGACCGGCGCCCCCTCGCCGAGCGCCCTGCTCTATGCCGCGCCCGCCGGCACGCAGGTCCCGCTGGCCGGCGTCAGCGCCTCGCTCACCGGCACTGCCGGCAGCGGTGCTGCCACCGTGACGATCAACGCCGTCACCGGCGGCACCGTGGTGACGGGGCCGGCCGGCAGCGGCACGGCGTTCTCCAACATGCAGCCCTATCTGGCGCTGAGCTTCGTCATCGCCATGAACGGCCTGTATCCGGACCGGCCGTGA
- a CDS encoding DUF6916 family protein — protein sequence MTELRALSAALFGPHLNTVFTMVSEEGLEIAATLVACNEHPRNTMRGTLRTAFDLLLECPAEEVPHFNGASFTIGHPAVESFGPVYVERINPATPAGADTAVFQIIFN from the coding sequence GTGACCGAGCTGCGCGCCCTGTCCGCCGCCCTCTTCGGCCCCCACCTGAACACCGTCTTCACGATGGTGTCGGAAGAGGGGCTGGAGATCGCCGCCACCCTGGTCGCCTGCAACGAACATCCGCGCAACACCATGCGCGGGACCTTGCGGACGGCCTTCGACCTGCTGCTGGAATGCCCCGCGGAAGAGGTGCCGCACTTCAACGGCGCCTCCTTCACGATCGGCCATCCGGCAGTCGAAAGCTTCGGCCCCGTCTATGTGGAGCGGATCAATCCGGCCACCCCCGCCGGGGCTGACACGGCGGTGTTCCAGATCATCTTCAACTGA
- a CDS encoding GNAT family N-acetyltransferase encodes MAGFAGSFALPGNLSLRFAAPSDETFLLELFIEARPWLSWAEGDRDFLRSLYEQQYKAMRAGQEAIYPEHVDLVIEKSSDRVGRLVIDLGRADWRVSELQILARARGKGIGSDVLRGIQAAAASMLAPITLSTPIAGSHGRQVYERLGFRVTAVDPPHFHMAWAPMGHPLHAALSAIPVTADPLAGFAPSGMPASPGAPA; translated from the coding sequence ATGGCCGGTTTCGCCGGATCCTTTGCCCTGCCGGGCAACCTGTCGCTGCGCTTCGCCGCCCCCTCCGACGAGACCTTCCTCCTGGAGCTGTTCATCGAGGCCCGCCCCTGGCTGTCGTGGGCGGAGGGCGACCGGGACTTCCTGCGCTCCCTGTACGAACAGCAGTACAAGGCGATGCGCGCCGGGCAGGAGGCGATCTATCCCGAGCATGTCGACCTCGTCATCGAAAAATCCTCCGACCGGGTGGGGCGGCTGGTGATCGACCTCGGCCGTGCCGACTGGCGGGTGTCTGAACTCCAGATCCTGGCAAGGGCGCGGGGCAAGGGCATCGGCTCCGACGTGCTGCGCGGCATCCAGGCCGCCGCCGCCAGCATGCTGGCGCCGATCACGCTGTCCACCCCGATCGCCGGCTCGCACGGGCGGCAGGTCTACGAACGGCTGGGCTTCCGCGTCACCGCCGTCGATCCTCCGCATTTCCACATGGCCTGGGCTCCGATGGGCCACCCGCTGCACGCGGCACTCAGCGCGATCCCGGTGACCGCCGATCCGCTTGCCGGCTTCGCTCCTTCCGGCATGCCGGCCTCCCCGGGCGCCCCGGCCTGA
- a CDS encoding tetratricopeptide repeat protein: MTMHPFQPQPAATLAEVWRLLVEHPGDPDLLNSLGVLLDREGKREAALLHYRRALAVAPDHAVAWSNLAIVLATQGRHARAIACAHVAVALAPDNPTACLNLTAALYRSGDFASDLTVLDRLVRLQPDNPSLTWGRAQVRLHQGDYARGFVDYEGRYWLREYHYRIHRGPRWDGGPLDGRFVMVTLEQGFGDTLLMARYLPMLKARGARRVIVELRDELRRLFAPMDGVDAFIAENAAPTPIYHVHSSIMSLPLHFGTTIDSVPPPVRLTVPDEARAKAARLLGPDDGRLKVGIVWSGSAAFTDNAIRATSLERFLRFAGIPGVRLYSLQKGPPEEELRALPPGTPITALGPELDDFADTAAVVERLDLVVMTDSSVAHLAGSLGVPVWVLLQHVPYWVYGMSGATTPWYPSMRLYRQGPEEEWEPVFDAVERDLRALAARRAAALSEPCCNP; the protein is encoded by the coding sequence ATGACCATGCACCCGTTCCAGCCACAGCCTGCCGCCACCCTCGCGGAGGTCTGGCGGCTTCTGGTCGAGCACCCCGGCGATCCCGACCTTCTGAACTCGCTGGGCGTCCTGCTGGACCGGGAAGGGAAGCGCGAGGCGGCCCTCCTGCATTACCGCCGCGCCCTGGCCGTCGCCCCCGACCATGCCGTGGCCTGGAGCAACCTGGCCATCGTCCTGGCGACGCAGGGCCGGCACGCCCGGGCCATCGCCTGCGCCCACGTGGCGGTGGCGCTCGCTCCCGACAACCCGACCGCCTGCCTCAACCTGACCGCGGCGCTGTACAGGTCCGGTGACTTCGCGAGCGATCTCACGGTGCTGGACCGTCTGGTCCGCCTGCAGCCGGACAATCCCAGCCTGACCTGGGGGCGGGCGCAGGTCCGCCTGCACCAGGGCGACTATGCGCGAGGCTTCGTCGATTACGAGGGGCGCTACTGGCTTCGGGAATATCATTACCGCATCCACCGCGGACCGCGCTGGGACGGCGGGCCGCTGGACGGGCGCTTCGTCATGGTGACGCTGGAGCAGGGCTTCGGCGACACGCTGCTGATGGCCCGCTACCTGCCGATGCTGAAGGCGCGCGGCGCGCGGCGTGTGATCGTCGAGCTTCGCGACGAGCTGCGCCGCCTGTTCGCGCCGATGGACGGGGTGGACGCCTTCATCGCGGAGAATGCGGCGCCGACGCCGATCTACCACGTCCACAGCTCGATCATGAGCCTGCCGCTGCATTTCGGCACCACCATCGACAGCGTGCCGCCGCCGGTGCGCCTGACCGTCCCGGACGAGGCGCGGGCCAAGGCCGCGCGGCTGCTGGGACCCGACGATGGCCGGCTGAAGGTCGGCATCGTCTGGTCGGGCAGCGCCGCCTTCACCGACAACGCGATCCGCGCCACCTCGCTGGAGCGCTTCCTGCGTTTCGCCGGGATCCCCGGCGTCCGCCTCTACAGCCTGCAGAAAGGACCGCCGGAGGAGGAGCTGCGCGCCCTTCCTCCCGGCACGCCGATCACGGCACTGGGGCCGGAACTGGACGATTTCGCCGACACGGCGGCGGTGGTGGAACGGCTCGACCTGGTCGTCATGACCGACAGCTCGGTCGCCCATCTCGCCGGTTCGCTGGGGGTGCCGGTGTGGGTCCTGCTCCAGCATGTGCCGTACTGGGTCTATGGCATGTCCGGTGCGACGACCCCCTGGTATCCGTCGATGCGCCTCTACCGCCAGGGTCCCGAGGAGGAGTGGGAGCCGGTGTTCGACGCGGTCGAACGGGATCTGCGTGCCCTGGCCGCGCGCCGGGCGGCGGCCCTGTCCGAGCCCTGCTGCAATCCTTGA
- the tnpA gene encoding IS200/IS605 family transposase, which translates to MNTEYRRGRSVVCALHVHLVFVTKYRRDVFTDRAHLALRDTFLGVCAEFGVTLKEVNGEDDHVHLLIEYPPTVQLSRLVNSLKGVSSRRLRQQNFPEVKRRLWGDHLWSPSYFAASCGGAPLEIVKQYIEKQREEPNGSGKREKMRLSRP; encoded by the coding sequence ATGAACACCGAATATCGTAGGGGTAGAAGTGTGGTATGTGCGCTCCACGTCCATTTGGTCTTCGTCACCAAGTACCGGCGTGACGTCTTCACCGATCGCGCCCATCTCGCCCTTCGGGACACCTTCCTCGGTGTCTGTGCCGAGTTCGGCGTGACGCTAAAGGAGGTGAACGGTGAGGATGACCATGTGCATCTGCTCATTGAATATCCGCCCACCGTCCAGCTTTCCAGGCTGGTGAACAGCCTCAAAGGCGTGTCCAGTCGTCGCTTACGGCAACAGAACTTTCCGGAAGTGAAGCGTAGGCTCTGGGGCGACCATCTCTGGAGTCCGTCCTATTTCGCCGCGTCTTGCGGCGGCGCTCCGCTGGAGATCGTGAAGCAATACATTGAGAAGCAGCGTGAAGAACCAAACGGTAGCGGGAAAAGAGAAAAAATGCGCCTGTCCCGACCCTAA
- a CDS encoding RNA-guided endonuclease InsQ/TnpB family protein, producing MKALKAYRYRVYPTQEQEMLFRQTVGCCRFVYNLCLEQRRLEWHRSDPRRLSSYDQIKDLPALKMEAPFLRDVPNHPLQQAIIDLDKAFKNFFAGRTAYPRFRKRGDRDSFRYPDPKQVKIEPNRIFLPKAGWVAWVRHRPLDGVPKTATVSREANWWFVSIQCEIDVADARPNLAPAVGIDMGIAKPMMLSTGEAVLLPRTTDQERRRLAALQQRVARRGTGSRNQQKARLAVARFQARLARRRKDAAHKATTRIAKNHGVIVVEDLKVRTMTASAAGTLDEPGRNVRAKAGLNRSLLDVAPAQLRSMLDYKAAWHGSRVVAIPAAYTSQRCCRCGHVDADNRVSQSVFLCQACGHVENADLNAAKNILRLGLATGGPPELACGSNRATGRKQERRVARRGSSALQSRK from the coding sequence ATGAAGGCTCTGAAGGCATACCGCTACCGCGTGTACCCAACCCAGGAACAGGAAATGCTGTTCCGGCAGACGGTCGGGTGCTGCCGGTTCGTCTACAACCTGTGCCTTGAGCAACGACGCCTGGAGTGGCACCGCAGCGATCCGCGCCGCCTCAGCAGCTACGACCAGATCAAGGACCTCCCGGCGCTGAAGATGGAGGCGCCGTTTTTGCGCGACGTGCCGAACCATCCGCTTCAGCAAGCGATCATCGACCTGGACAAGGCGTTCAAGAATTTCTTTGCAGGACGCACCGCCTATCCGCGATTCCGCAAGCGCGGCGACCGCGACAGCTTTCGCTACCCGGACCCGAAGCAGGTCAAGATCGAACCGAACCGCATCTTCCTGCCCAAGGCCGGGTGGGTGGCATGGGTGCGGCATCGCCCGCTGGACGGGGTGCCGAAGACCGCCACGGTCAGCCGGGAGGCCAACTGGTGGTTCGTGTCCATCCAGTGCGAAATCGACGTGGCCGACGCGCGTCCAAATTTGGCACCGGCGGTCGGCATCGACATGGGCATTGCCAAGCCGATGATGCTGTCCACGGGCGAAGCTGTCCTGCTGCCGCGCACCACAGACCAAGAGCGCCGCCGGCTGGCGGCGTTGCAGCAGCGGGTTGCCCGCCGGGGGACAGGATCGCGCAACCAGCAGAAAGCCCGTCTGGCCGTCGCCCGGTTCCAGGCGCGTCTGGCGCGGCGGCGCAAGGACGCCGCGCACAAGGCGACGACGAGGATTGCCAAGAACCACGGCGTCATCGTTGTCGAGGATTTGAAGGTGCGCACCATGACGGCAAGCGCAGCCGGAACCTTGGATGAGCCGGGACGCAACGTCCGGGCCAAGGCCGGACTCAACCGCTCTCTGCTCGACGTGGCCCCGGCGCAACTCCGCTCCATGCTGGACTACAAAGCGGCATGGCACGGAAGTCGCGTCGTCGCCATTCCTGCCGCCTATACCAGTCAGCGGTGCTGCCGATGCGGTCATGTCGATGCGGACAACCGTGTCAGCCAGTCGGTGTTCTTGTGCCAAGCCTGCGGGCACGTCGAAAACGCCGATCTTAACGCCGCAAAGAACATTCTGAGGCTTGGCCTCGCAACCGGAGGACCTCCGGAGTTGGCCTGCGGATCGAACCGGGCGACCGGTCGCAAACAGGAACGCCGCGTCGCGAGGCGCGGAAGCTCGGCCCTTCAGAGCCGAAAGTAG
- a CDS encoding RT0821/Lpp0805 family surface protein, which produces MRAHTSFPRIAAVAVLALSTTLAGCQTGSMGTKEGFGTVGGAVAGGLIGSRFGGGSGKLVAVGIGTLLGAFAGRELGASLDRADQVYADRAATQAYSAPIGQRISWNNPQSGNQGVIVPVRDGYDGSGSYCREFQQTIVVGGRTEQAFGTACRQSDGSWKIVG; this is translated from the coding sequence ATGCGTGCCCACACCAGCTTCCCCCGGATCGCAGCCGTCGCGGTGCTTGCGCTGTCCACCACGCTGGCCGGCTGCCAGACCGGCTCGATGGGCACCAAGGAGGGGTTCGGCACCGTCGGCGGCGCCGTCGCCGGCGGCCTGATCGGCTCGCGCTTCGGCGGCGGTTCGGGCAAGCTGGTGGCGGTCGGCATCGGCACGCTGCTGGGCGCCTTCGCCGGGCGGGAACTCGGCGCTTCGCTCGACCGCGCCGACCAGGTCTATGCCGACCGTGCCGCGACCCAGGCCTACAGCGCCCCCATCGGCCAGCGGATCAGCTGGAACAACCCGCAGTCCGGCAACCAGGGCGTCATCGTGCCGGTGCGCGACGGCTATGACGGCTCCGGCTCCTACTGCCGCGAGTTCCAGCAGACCATCGTCGTCGGCGGCCGCACCGAACAGGCCTTCGGCACCGCCTGCCGCCAGTCCGACGGGTCTTGGAAGATCGTGGGGTAG